One Roseburia rectibacter DNA window includes the following coding sequences:
- a CDS encoding DNA-directed RNA polymerase subunit alpha, whose protein sequence is MFDFQKPKIEIAEISEDKKYGKFVVEPLERGYGTTLGNSLRRIMLSSLPGAAVSQVKIDGVLHEFSSIPGVKEDVTEIIMNIKNLAIRNNSSTNEPKVAYIEFEGEGVVTAADIQVDSDIQILNPDLVIANLNGGPDCKLYMELTITNGRGYVSADKNKTEDIPIGVIAIDSIYTPVERVNLLIENTRVGQITDYDKLTLDVYTNGTLEPDEAVSLAAKVLSEHLSLFIDLSEAAQQADVMIEKEDNAKEKVLEMNIDELELSVRSYNCLKRAGINTVEELTNRTPEDMMKVRNLGRKSLEEVLAKLKELGLQLNQGEE, encoded by the coding sequence GTGTTCGATTTTCAAAAACCAAAAATTGAAATCGCAGAAATTTCAGAAGACAAGAAGTACGGAAAGTTTGTTGTAGAACCTTTGGAAAGAGGCTATGGTACGACACTTGGTAATTCTTTAAGAAGAATCATGCTTTCTTCTTTGCCGGGTGCTGCTGTAAGCCAGGTTAAGATCGACGGTGTTTTACATGAATTCAGTTCCATTCCTGGTGTTAAGGAAGATGTAACTGAGATTATTATGAATATCAAAAATCTTGCCATCAGAAATAACAGCTCTACAAATGAACCTAAAGTTGCTTACATTGAATTCGAGGGCGAAGGTGTAGTCACAGCAGCAGATATCCAGGTTGATTCTGATATTCAGATTTTAAATCCGGATCTGGTAATTGCCAATTTAAATGGCGGACCTGACTGCAAGCTTTACATGGAGCTTACCATTACAAACGGCAGAGGCTATGTAAGTGCAGACAAGAATAAGACAGAGGATATTCCGATCGGCGTTATTGCCATCGACTCTATCTATACACCGGTAGAAAGAGTAAATCTTTTGATTGAAAATACCCGTGTTGGTCAGATTACAGACTATGATAAGCTTACTTTGGACGTTTATACAAACGGTACCTTAGAGCCAGATGAGGCTGTCAGCTTAGCTGCTAAGGTTTTAAGCGAGCATTTAAGTCTTTTCATCGATCTTTCCGAAGCTGCTCAGCAGGCTGATGTCATGATCGAGAAAGAGGACAATGCAAAAGAGAAAGTTCTTGAGATGAATATCGATGAACTTGAGCTTTCCGTTCGTTCTTATAACTGTTTGAAGAGAGCCGGCATTAACACAGTCGAAGAACTGACAAACAGAACACCGGAAGA
- the rpsD gene encoding 30S ribosomal protein S4 has translation MAVNKVPVLKRCRSLGLEPSYLGYDKKSNRELKRANKKVSEYGLQLREKQKAKFIYGVLEKPFHNYYVKADQMKGMTGTNLMTMLESRLDNVVFRMGFARTRKEARQIVDHKFILVNGKQVNIPSYLVKAGDVIEIKEKNKGLQRMKDIVEVTGGRLVPEWLDVDAEKLQGTVKELPSREQIDVPVDEMLIVELYSK, from the coding sequence TGGCAGTAAATAAAGTTCCTGTTCTGAAAAGATGTAGATCACTTGGTTTAGAGCCAAGTTACCTTGGATATGATAAAAAATCCAACAGAGAGTTAAAGAGAGCAAATAAGAAAGTTTCCGAGTACGGACTTCAGTTAAGAGAAAAACAGAAAGCAAAATTCATCTATGGTGTTCTGGAAAAACCTTTCCACAACTACTATGTGAAAGCTGATCAGATGAAGGGCATGACTGGTACAAACTTAATGACCATGTTAGAGTCCAGATTAGATAACGTTGTATTCCGTATGGGATTCGCAAGAACAAGAAAAGAAGCAAGACAGATCGTTGACCACAAATTTATCTTAGTAAATGGTAAACAGGTTAACATTCCTTCTTACTTAGTAAAAGCTGGCGATGTTATCGAGATCAAAGAGAAAAACAAAGGTCTTCAGAGAATGAAAGACATCGTTGAAGTTACCGGCGGAAGATTAGTTCCGGAGTGGTTAGATGTTGACGCTGAGAAATTACAGGGAACTGTAAAAGAATTACCTTCCAGAGAGCAGATCGACGTTCCTGTTGATGAGATGCTTATCGTCGAGTTATATTCTAAGTAA